In one Umezawaea sp. Da 62-37 genomic region, the following are encoded:
- a CDS encoding DUF5309 family protein, with the protein MPGIAAIANTYNSPNYVGELFALTPTDTPFLSAIGGLTGGRRANAVIHTWTVYDLRPPDPARQRLEGADAPPAETRIRGQDRNVLEIHQETIGVTYTRQATQNMFAGTGAANPNAAAIGGSNAVAVEMDWQTRQALVQIARDVELTFLTGTYQEPTTNSTARKTRGILDATRTNVITNATAKALTEGMVIDLLQKVWENGGIQVSETATLMCNAWQKRQLTTEFVTKKNYQESTRNVGGVAVTTIETDFGRVNIMLNRYMPTDVVQVVSLDQCAPVLLESPGKGFLFSEPLAKTGSTDRAQIYGEIGLEYGPEIAHGKITGLTTAPVGGGA; encoded by the coding sequence TTGCCCGGAATCGCAGCAATCGCCAACACCTACAACAGCCCCAACTACGTCGGCGAGCTTTTCGCCCTGACCCCGACCGACACGCCGTTCCTGTCCGCGATCGGCGGTCTGACCGGCGGGCGCCGCGCGAACGCGGTCATCCACACCTGGACCGTCTACGACCTGCGCCCACCGGACCCCGCCCGCCAACGTCTGGAAGGCGCGGACGCGCCACCGGCCGAGACCCGCATCCGAGGCCAGGACCGTAACGTCCTGGAAATCCACCAGGAGACGATCGGTGTCACCTACACCCGGCAGGCCACGCAGAACATGTTCGCCGGGACCGGGGCGGCCAACCCCAACGCCGCCGCGATCGGTGGCAGCAACGCGGTCGCGGTGGAGATGGACTGGCAGACCCGCCAGGCCCTCGTGCAGATCGCCCGTGACGTGGAGCTGACGTTCCTGACCGGCACCTACCAGGAACCCACCACCAACAGCACCGCGCGCAAGACCAGGGGCATCCTGGACGCGACCCGGACCAACGTCATCACCAACGCCACCGCCAAGGCGTTGACCGAGGGCATGGTCATCGACCTGTTGCAGAAGGTCTGGGAGAACGGCGGCATCCAGGTGTCCGAGACGGCCACGTTGATGTGCAACGCGTGGCAGAAGCGGCAACTCACCACCGAGTTCGTGACCAAGAAGAACTACCAGGAGTCGACCCGCAATGTCGGTGGGGTCGCGGTGACCACGATCGAGACGGACTTCGGCCGGGTCAACATCATGCTCAACCGGTACATGCCCACCGACGTCGTGCAGGTGGTCAGCCTCGACCAGTGCGCCCCCGTCCTGTTGGAGTCGCCGGGTAAGGGGTTTTTGTTCTCCGAACCGCTCGCGAAGACCGGCAGCACGGACCGGGCGCAGATCTACGGCGAGATCGGTTTGGAGTACGGGCCGGAGATCGCCCACGGGAAGATCACCGGCTTGACCACGGCCCCGGTCGGGGGTGGGGCGTGA
- a CDS encoding phage portal protein: MSPEQWVTRLSRLHNAQIPELEVLDSYYEGEQSLSYMHPELIRRLDNRVRQVVINWPQLVVDALDERLDVTGFRLGGEQAADRELWAIWQANRLDLHSEQAHIDALALGRSFAIVGTNEDRPSTPLVTVESPLDVHVDLDPRTRKVRAALKRQYDDEGGDGLTEAYATLYLPNETIWYSSDDGGGVWEESDRDEHGMGAVPVVPLVNRPRTRRRRTAPPRLGRSELASVLPISDAACKIATDMMISAEFHAMPRRYALGFDKEDFVDAQGKPLTPWEAVAGVLWASSKSPKEDGVAVGQFPEADLSNFHNTLNTLSRLVASLSGLPPHFLGYTTENPASADGIRSSESRHIKRAERRQRSFGDGWEEVVRRVLHVRDGRVPEEALRVETQWVDPSTPTFAAQADGVVKLYSADKLLPRRSARRALGYSDTQILDMEAEDQQAYQRITGEDQAAEFGPKPDADQAPPVPPVDGAQGAPQVPAPRQGNAAVLFREAALTGR, encoded by the coding sequence TTGTCGCCTGAGCAGTGGGTAACACGGCTGTCTCGCCTGCACAACGCGCAGATCCCAGAGCTGGAAGTGCTCGACTCCTACTACGAGGGCGAACAGTCGCTGTCGTACATGCACCCGGAGCTGATCCGCCGGTTGGACAACCGGGTCCGCCAAGTCGTCATCAACTGGCCGCAGCTCGTCGTGGACGCGTTGGACGAGCGCCTGGACGTGACCGGGTTCCGGCTCGGCGGGGAGCAGGCGGCCGACCGGGAACTGTGGGCGATCTGGCAGGCCAACCGCCTGGACCTGCACTCCGAGCAGGCCCACATCGACGCTCTTGCGTTGGGTCGGTCGTTCGCGATCGTCGGCACCAACGAGGACCGGCCGTCCACGCCGCTGGTCACCGTCGAATCCCCGTTGGACGTCCACGTCGACCTGGACCCGCGTACCCGCAAGGTTCGCGCCGCGCTCAAGCGGCAGTACGACGACGAGGGCGGCGACGGGCTCACCGAGGCCTACGCCACGCTGTACCTGCCCAACGAGACGATCTGGTACTCCTCCGACGACGGCGGCGGGGTCTGGGAGGAGAGCGACCGCGACGAGCACGGCATGGGCGCGGTCCCCGTCGTCCCGTTGGTGAATCGCCCCCGGACTCGCAGGCGCCGCACCGCGCCCCCGCGGCTGGGGCGTTCCGAGCTGGCGAGCGTGCTGCCGATCTCGGATGCCGCGTGCAAGATCGCCACCGACATGATGATCAGCGCCGAGTTCCACGCGATGCCCCGCCGGTACGCGCTGGGGTTCGACAAAGAGGACTTCGTTGACGCGCAAGGGAAGCCGCTGACCCCGTGGGAAGCGGTCGCCGGGGTCCTGTGGGCCTCGTCCAAGTCCCCGAAGGAGGACGGGGTCGCGGTCGGGCAGTTCCCCGAGGCCGACCTGTCCAACTTCCACAACACCCTCAACACGTTGTCGCGGCTGGTGGCGTCACTGTCGGGGTTGCCGCCGCACTTCCTCGGCTACACCACGGAAAACCCCGCGTCGGCGGACGGCATCCGGTCGTCGGAGTCCCGCCACATCAAACGCGCCGAACGCCGCCAACGCAGCTTCGGTGACGGCTGGGAAGAGGTCGTCCGCCGAGTCCTTCACGTGCGGGACGGCCGCGTTCCCGAGGAAGCGCTGAGGGTCGAAACCCAGTGGGTCGACCCGTCCACGCCCACGTTCGCCGCGCAGGCGGACGGTGTGGTCAAGCTGTACTCGGCGGACAAGCTCCTGCCGCGCCGCTCCGCACGACGGGCGCTCGGATACTCCGATACCCAGATCCTGGACATGGAGGCCGAAGACCAGCAGGCCTACCAGCGGATCACGGGCGAGGACCAAGCCGCCGAGTTCGGCCCGAAACCCGACGCCGACCAGGCACCCCCGGTGCCGCCCGTCGACGGCGCGCAGGGTGCGCCGCAAGTTCCCGCTCCTCGGCAAGGGAACGCAGCGGTGTTGTTCCGTGAAGCGGCACTGACCGGCCGCTGA
- a CDS encoding terminase TerL endonuclease subunit encodes MATRAKARAASSANPNRTKAGARTGNAKPRTTTTSGARLPVCGRRFDGRTCRKRGDHLCVQRADHAVAFCHEICVHTKDRWARKPFILSPWQRDGIIRPLFGEVRWDDEAACYVRRFRIGWIELARKNGKSELLAFVALYMLVGDGVESAEVYGCARDTDQARLVFNVAARMVALSPVLSKRLRVIEHSARIVDEKTNSVYVVVPSDALGNLGSNPSCVIFDEVLTQPDGRFWTAMRTGMGTRLEPLLLAATTAGDDPSSFAKTEHDECVKIADDPSRAPHRFVYLRNLPEDSDPWDEKNWFHSNPALGDFLSLSALREEALEARNDPARENSFRQYRLNQWVSQTTRWMPMHLYTACTGTETDHPARLREALARRPAWGGLDLASKLDLTAWCLVVPEGIDGHPSVLWRFWLPETGVSFLDDFTEGRVSRWVEQGWITVTDGEVIDYDVIEDDVTADTGLLRVADISYDEWSGEPVRQRLERRTGVPMYPVPQTYKGMTHGMTELMTLTRSRSWSHHGNPVAAFCFDSVEVRHPPGEPDLIRPDKPERGKTGKRIDAVPTAAMAVGGWRLRGQKIKKSGRMVVMG; translated from the coding sequence GTGGCGACCAGGGCCAAGGCGCGGGCCGCCTCCTCAGCTAACCCGAACAGAACCAAGGCTGGTGCGCGCACCGGCAACGCCAAGCCCCGGACAACCACCACAAGCGGGGCGCGTCTGCCGGTGTGCGGACGCAGATTCGATGGCAGGACGTGCCGCAAACGAGGCGACCACCTCTGTGTACAGCGCGCCGATCACGCGGTCGCGTTCTGCCACGAAATCTGTGTCCACACCAAAGATAGGTGGGCACGCAAGCCGTTCATCCTCTCCCCGTGGCAGCGAGACGGCATCATTCGTCCGCTGTTCGGTGAGGTCCGGTGGGATGACGAAGCCGCCTGCTACGTGCGCCGGTTCCGTATCGGCTGGATCGAACTCGCGCGGAAAAACGGCAAGTCCGAGCTGTTGGCGTTCGTCGCGCTCTACATGCTCGTCGGCGACGGCGTGGAATCCGCCGAGGTCTATGGCTGCGCCCGCGACACCGACCAGGCCCGCTTGGTGTTCAACGTCGCCGCCCGCATGGTCGCTCTGTCCCCGGTGCTCTCCAAGCGCCTGCGGGTCATCGAGCACTCCGCCCGGATCGTGGACGAGAAGACCAACAGCGTCTACGTCGTAGTGCCTTCCGACGCGTTGGGCAACCTCGGTTCCAACCCGTCGTGCGTGATCTTCGACGAGGTTCTGACTCAACCGGACGGCCGGTTCTGGACCGCGATGCGGACCGGCATGGGCACCCGGCTGGAGCCGTTGCTGCTCGCGGCGACTACCGCGGGCGATGACCCCAGTTCGTTCGCAAAGACGGAGCACGACGAGTGCGTGAAGATCGCCGACGACCCGTCACGGGCGCCGCACCGGTTCGTCTACCTGCGCAACCTGCCCGAGGACTCCGACCCGTGGGACGAGAAGAACTGGTTTCACTCCAACCCCGCGCTCGGGGACTTCCTGTCGCTGTCCGCGCTGCGCGAGGAAGCCCTGGAGGCCCGCAACGATCCTGCACGGGAGAACTCGTTTCGGCAGTACCGGCTCAACCAGTGGGTGTCCCAGACCACGCGGTGGATGCCGATGCACCTCTACACCGCGTGCACCGGCACCGAGACCGACCACCCGGCGCGGCTGCGCGAAGCGCTGGCCCGTCGACCCGCGTGGGGAGGGCTCGACCTCGCCTCCAAGCTGGACCTGACCGCGTGGTGCCTGGTCGTGCCGGAGGGCATCGATGGTCACCCGTCGGTGCTGTGGCGGTTCTGGCTTCCGGAGACCGGGGTGAGCTTCCTGGACGACTTCACCGAGGGCCGCGTGTCCCGCTGGGTCGAGCAGGGTTGGATCACGGTCACCGATGGGGAGGTCATCGACTACGACGTGATCGAGGACGACGTCACTGCCGATACCGGCCTGTTGCGCGTCGCGGACATCTCCTACGACGAGTGGTCGGGTGAGCCGGTGCGGCAACGCCTGGAGCGTCGGACCGGTGTGCCGATGTACCCGGTGCCGCAGACCTACAAGGGCATGACCCACGGCATGACCGAGCTGATGACGTTGACCCGCTCCCGCTCGTGGTCACACCACGGCAACCCCGTCGCGGCGTTCTGCTTCGACTCCGTGGAAGTCCGCCACCCACCCGGCGAACCCGACCTCATCCGCCCGGACAAGCCTGAACGTGGCAAAACCGGCAAGAGGATCGATGCTGTGCCCACGGCGGCCATGGCCGTGGGCGGTTGGCGGCTGCGCGGACAGAAGATCAAGAAGTCAGGGCGGATGGTGGTGATGGGTTGA
- a CDS encoding phage terminase small subunit P27 family, which produces MGKRGPAAKPTILRILHGDRPDRINDNEPVPPTQEIACPYWASEGARDIWNRLAPSLEERGVLTNWDVDAFLVLCEALARYRNATALVNGSALLVQGGSGLMKNPALMVQSDAERTFLQFAARFGLTPSDRQAIKVEVGRGDQGQGAGRLLS; this is translated from the coding sequence ATGGGAAAACGCGGACCTGCGGCCAAGCCCACCATCCTGCGCATCCTGCACGGCGACCGCCCCGACCGGATCAACGACAACGAACCCGTCCCGCCCACGCAGGAAATCGCCTGCCCGTACTGGGCATCCGAGGGTGCCCGCGACATCTGGAACCGGCTCGCTCCCAGCCTGGAGGAGCGCGGAGTCCTGACGAACTGGGATGTGGACGCGTTCCTCGTGCTGTGCGAGGCGCTGGCCCGCTACCGCAACGCCACCGCCCTGGTAAACGGCTCCGCACTGCTGGTGCAAGGCGGCTCGGGGCTGATGAAGAACCCCGCGTTGATGGTGCAGTCCGACGCCGAACGCACGTTCCTTCAGTTCGCCGCCCGGTTCGGGCTCACGCCGTCGGACCGGCAGGCGATCAAGGTCGAGGTGGGCCGTGGCGACCAGGGCCAAGGCGCGGGCCGCCTCCTCAGCTAA
- a CDS encoding DUF932 domain-containing protein yields the protein MTEPKTPAPVQVPQQAPAEVEAKAAPVKAVPAKVEGKAPAKSTGSKAPAKPVAAKAEAKPAKAPAKVEEPQVRPDKDVWTRLATANNSSRTVNELLKKAGVSGWSVTRQPMAALVPSGKCTDCDQVSGRKHTSGCLMLADYPSDKGLVEPDHTTVPVLAPGVWSLVMVDKAEEFGFRHIGHTTREANPVPVEVRSSILTDILKTPGAKTGAAGPLWDSTGAFATVRVPDMVPVGKVDTVEMRAVLVNSLVPNRGSVVRVMPVHTGTHTVIPVTLPDLPDRVELTPDNNSDTRLSEASEALDLFTRFAQGFGEVATKLSRKKMTVQQFETFADTVLKDKPQPGAGKAPFDLYDLRSGVVGKLFRGEVDLTEKIKGTRWAALLAVLCWSQTVKPVKPDTEDARRARDMAVLFPARESSNTAQAALTLLSEGL from the coding sequence ATGACTGAACCGAAGACCCCTGCCCCTGTCCAGGTACCCCAGCAGGCACCGGCCGAGGTGGAAGCCAAAGCCGCACCCGTCAAGGCCGTACCGGCCAAGGTGGAGGGCAAGGCACCGGCCAAGAGCACCGGGAGCAAGGCACCGGCCAAGCCCGTAGCCGCCAAGGCAGAGGCTAAGCCTGCCAAGGCACCGGCCAAGGTGGAGGAGCCGCAGGTCCGGCCGGACAAGGACGTATGGACGCGGCTCGCGACGGCGAACAACAGCAGCCGGACCGTGAACGAGCTGCTGAAAAAGGCAGGGGTGTCCGGGTGGAGTGTCACCCGTCAGCCGATGGCCGCCCTGGTCCCCTCCGGGAAGTGCACCGACTGTGACCAGGTGTCAGGCCGTAAGCACACCTCCGGGTGCCTCATGCTGGCCGATTACCCCAGTGACAAGGGCCTGGTGGAGCCGGACCACACCACCGTGCCGGTGCTGGCACCTGGTGTGTGGTCCCTGGTCATGGTGGACAAGGCCGAGGAATTCGGGTTCCGCCACATCGGGCACACCACCCGTGAGGCCAACCCGGTGCCTGTTGAGGTCCGGAGCAGCATCCTGACCGACATCCTGAAGACCCCCGGTGCCAAGACCGGTGCCGCAGGTCCGCTGTGGGACTCCACCGGTGCCTTTGCCACCGTCCGGGTGCCGGACATGGTGCCGGTGGGCAAGGTGGACACCGTGGAGATGAGGGCCGTTCTGGTCAACTCCCTGGTGCCCAACCGTGGTTCCGTGGTCCGGGTGATGCCGGTGCACACCGGCACCCACACCGTGATCCCGGTGACCCTGCCGGACCTGCCGGACCGGGTGGAGTTGACCCCGGACAACAACTCCGACACCCGGCTCTCCGAGGCCAGTGAAGCCCTGGATCTGTTCACCCGGTTCGCGCAGGGGTTCGGCGAGGTCGCGACCAAGCTGAGCCGCAAGAAAATGACCGTTCAGCAGTTCGAGACGTTCGCCGACACGGTGTTGAAGGACAAGCCGCAGCCCGGTGCCGGCAAGGCCCCGTTCGACCTCTACGACCTTCGTTCCGGGGTGGTGGGCAAGCTGTTCCGGGGTGAGGTGGACCTCACCGAAAAGATCAAGGGCACCCGATGGGCAGCCCTGCTGGCCGTCCTGTGCTGGTCCCAGACCGTCAAGCCCGTCAAGCCCGATACCGAGGATGCCCGTAGGGCCCGTGACATGGCCGTCCTGTTCCCTGCCAGGGAGAGCAGCAACACCGCACAGGCCGCTCTGACCCTGTTGTCCGAAGGGCTCTAG
- a CDS encoding BRO family protein gives MRTDLPVPVSTVLPADTFRFGTLPVRTVLRDGDPWFVANDVCTVLGYRKASDALRHVDPDDVEVITSDRVSPGQPEGALFRTSGGNLRQTMSLVNEPGLYELILRSSRPEARTFKRWVTHEVLPSIRHTGGFGHAVPTTLSGALELAAAQQRELEAQRDRLAVAEPKVVAHDAFMDARGALSMGAVANSLRIGRNTLFALLRGHGVLQDDNRPYQRYAHHFVVTVHGTPAAYPIRVVHTTLVRPTGVELIRRVLQQVDADAPASLGQ, from the coding sequence ATGCGTACCGACCTGCCTGTTCCCGTCTCGACCGTGCTGCCCGCCGACACGTTCCGCTTCGGCACCCTGCCCGTCCGCACCGTGCTGCGCGACGGTGACCCGTGGTTCGTCGCCAACGACGTCTGCACCGTGCTCGGCTATCGCAAGGCCTCCGACGCGCTGCGCCACGTCGATCCCGACGACGTCGAGGTGATCACCAGCGACCGTGTTTCCCCTGGTCAGCCCGAGGGCGCGCTTTTTCGTACCTCGGGGGGAAACCTGCGACAGACGATGTCGTTGGTCAACGAGCCAGGCTTGTACGAGTTGATCCTGCGCAGCTCCCGTCCGGAGGCCCGGACGTTCAAGCGATGGGTTACCCACGAGGTGCTGCCCTCGATCCGCCACACGGGCGGGTTCGGACACGCCGTCCCGACCACCCTGTCCGGTGCGCTGGAGTTGGCCGCCGCCCAGCAGCGCGAACTGGAGGCCCAGCGCGATCGGCTGGCGGTGGCGGAGCCGAAGGTGGTCGCGCATGACGCGTTCATGGACGCCCGCGGGGCTCTGTCGATGGGCGCGGTGGCGAACTCGTTGCGGATCGGTCGCAACACGTTGTTCGCGTTGCTGCGCGGGCACGGGGTCCTCCAGGACGACAACCGGCCTTACCAGCGCTACGCCCATCACTTCGTGGTGACGGTGCACGGCACCCCGGCCGCTTACCCGATTCGGGTGGTGCACACCACGCTGGTCCGCCCCACCGGGGTCGAGTTGATCCGCCGTGTCCTCCAGCAGGTCGACGCGGACGCCCCTGCATCCCTAGGCCAGTGA
- a CDS encoding phosphotransferase, which translates to MHRSDWHELPPGTRDAVEEVVGPVVDTMTVSAGLNSALAATLRLHSGSKVFAKGLRTDQRGVVTQDREALIAPYLGEVAPPLIGQVVSGQWNILLFQHIDARHADYSPGSADIQRAVDLVRDLGQITLPEGLALKFAEQRWSSYIDDESDRALLRGDALLHTDYNPHNVLVTDADAFLIDWAWPTRGAAWIDPACLVVRLIAAGNTAAEAEKWVDQIPAWAEAEPNALDVFSRGTARMWDEIAGHDPVDWKSSMAAAARTWLDHRESSLTSA; encoded by the coding sequence ATGCACCGGTCCGACTGGCACGAACTTCCGCCCGGCACTCGCGACGCGGTAGAGGAGGTGGTCGGGCCGGTAGTCGACACGATGACCGTCTCCGCCGGGTTGAACTCGGCTCTGGCCGCGACGCTGCGCCTGCACAGCGGGTCGAAGGTGTTCGCCAAGGGACTGCGCACAGATCAGCGTGGGGTCGTCACGCAGGACCGTGAAGCCCTGATCGCGCCGTATCTCGGCGAGGTGGCTCCCCCGCTCATCGGCCAGGTGGTGAGTGGGCAGTGGAACATCCTGTTGTTCCAGCACATCGACGCGCGTCATGCCGACTACTCGCCCGGCTCGGCGGACATCCAGCGCGCCGTCGACCTCGTCCGCGATCTTGGCCAGATCACGCTTCCCGAGGGTCTCGCGCTCAAGTTTGCCGAGCAGCGCTGGTCCAGTTACATCGATGACGAGTCCGATCGGGCGTTGCTGCGAGGCGACGCGCTCTTGCACACCGACTACAACCCGCACAACGTGCTGGTGACCGATGCCGACGCCTTCCTGATCGACTGGGCTTGGCCAACCCGCGGCGCGGCGTGGATCGACCCCGCGTGCCTGGTCGTGCGACTGATCGCAGCCGGGAACACGGCAGCAGAGGCAGAGAAATGGGTCGACCAGATTCCCGCCTGGGCCGAGGCCGAGCCCAACGCACTTGACGTCTTCTCGCGCGGGACGGCCCGCATGTGGGACGAGATCGCTGGACACGACCCCGTCGATTGGAAGTCGAGCATGGCCGCTGCCGCACGGACCTGGCTCGATCATCGGGAAAGTTCCTTGACCTCGGCCTGA
- a CDS encoding radical SAM protein, which produces MQISTPRYRELADAPNSSVLPGWLVDAARECWSLDVSSRDIGSTVLVRAESDLGFARCSYELNLFCNYDCQICYLGEKVSAGLPWDQRERLLRMMAESGVLWLQLTGGEPLIDRFFPQVYELAFDLGMMITVSSNGSRLADPSILDLLTTRRPYRMTLSVYGASKESYDAQTQRRGSHAKFIQGLDAAKEADLPVKLSLIVTKDSEDEVDQMIALADKYGFPFHIYSNMSPTIHGGAESLPSQSAAHLKPRSVFTGCNAGHTHYHVDPLGKASICKIGRDPNVDLMTEGAQGLRRLNAIGDALLTRQGGCSGCTKSGTCGTCMPLANIYRQAEAPLASYCQHG; this is translated from the coding sequence ATGCAGATCTCTACGCCTCGCTACCGCGAGCTGGCCGACGCGCCGAATAGCTCGGTTCTGCCGGGCTGGCTGGTGGATGCTGCGCGCGAGTGCTGGAGCCTCGACGTCAGCAGCCGGGACATCGGCAGCACGGTTCTGGTCCGCGCGGAATCGGATCTCGGGTTCGCGCGGTGCAGCTACGAGCTGAACCTGTTCTGCAACTACGACTGCCAGATCTGCTATCTGGGAGAGAAGGTCTCGGCAGGCTTGCCCTGGGATCAACGGGAGCGGCTGCTGCGCATGATGGCCGAGTCGGGCGTTCTGTGGCTCCAGCTCACCGGAGGCGAACCGCTGATCGACCGGTTCTTCCCGCAGGTCTACGAACTGGCCTTCGACCTGGGGATGATGATCACCGTCAGCTCCAACGGCTCCCGGCTCGCGGACCCTAGCATTCTCGACCTGCTCACCACCCGCAGGCCCTACCGGATGACGCTCTCGGTCTACGGAGCCAGCAAGGAAAGCTACGACGCCCAGACACAGCGGCGCGGCTCTCACGCGAAGTTCATCCAAGGGCTCGACGCTGCCAAGGAAGCGGACCTGCCGGTCAAGCTCAGCCTCATCGTGACCAAGGACAGCGAAGACGAAGTCGACCAGATGATCGCGCTGGCCGACAAGTACGGCTTCCCGTTCCACATCTACTCGAACATGTCGCCGACCATCCACGGGGGCGCCGAGAGCCTGCCGTCCCAATCGGCCGCGCACCTGAAGCCCCGCTCGGTGTTCACCGGCTGCAACGCCGGGCACACCCACTACCACGTCGACCCGCTCGGCAAAGCGAGCATCTGCAAGATCGGCCGCGACCCCAACGTCGACCTCATGACCGAGGGAGCACAGGGCTTGCGCCGCCTCAACGCGATCGGCGACGCGCTGCTGACCCGGCAGGGCGGATGTTCGGGATGCACCAAAAGCGGCACCTGCGGCACCTGTATGCCCCTGGCCAACATCTACCGCCAGGCCGAAGCCCCGTTGGCAAGCTACTGCCAGCACGGATGA
- a CDS encoding serine protease produces MAALLGLLAPLSSAAPSASSSDDPQGTVSPYIVGGKDAAARSYMASIQYPDGDHECGGSLITPQWVITAKHCAPYIEPGASHVRIGSADRTTGGTLAGVRLVVSHPLGSPDAGGNDVALVLLDRAVPNKPIPIARRAGGPGTFTRILGFGITCDTDVTDPSCGGVASRVLQQLDTKIAPDSRCYVADPATGKRWFDPRTELCTVSRDGKNKMGCFGDSGGPQVEDRHGREVLIGATSGDGDDWDLRPHVCTTAPNGRNGAGIWEDVPAQHDWIVRTLREHDPVAANEVEQLSNAA; encoded by the coding sequence GTGGCGGCGTTGCTGGGCTTGCTCGCGCCCCTCAGCTCGGCCGCGCCGTCGGCTTCCTCTTCCGACGACCCGCAGGGCACCGTGTCGCCCTACATCGTGGGCGGCAAGGACGCGGCGGCACGTTCGTACATGGCGAGCATCCAGTACCCCGACGGTGATCACGAGTGCGGCGGCTCTCTGATCACCCCGCAGTGGGTGATCACGGCCAAGCACTGTGCCCCGTACATCGAGCCGGGCGCATCCCATGTCCGGATCGGGTCGGCGGACCGGACCACGGGCGGCACGCTGGCCGGGGTCCGGCTGGTGGTCTCGCATCCGCTGGGCTCCCCGGACGCGGGAGGCAACGACGTCGCCCTGGTCCTGCTGGACCGGGCCGTGCCGAACAAGCCGATCCCGATCGCCCGCCGGGCAGGCGGGCCCGGCACGTTCACGCGGATTCTCGGTTTCGGGATCACGTGTGACACGGACGTCACCGATCCCTCGTGTGGTGGCGTGGCGTCCAGGGTGTTGCAGCAGCTCGACACCAAGATCGCGCCGGACAGCCGTTGCTACGTCGCCGACCCGGCGACCGGCAAGCGGTGGTTCGACCCGAGGACCGAGCTGTGCACGGTGTCGCGTGACGGCAAGAACAAGATGGGCTGCTTCGGTGATTCCGGCGGTCCGCAGGTCGAGGACCGACACGGCCGCGAGGTTCTGATCGGTGCGACCTCGGGTGACGGTGACGACTGGGACCTGCGGCCCCACGTCTGCACGACCGCACCGAACGGACGCAACGGCGCGGGTATCTGGGAGGACGTCCCGGCCCAGCACGACTGGATCGTGCGGACCTTGCGCGAACACGACCCGGTCGCGGCCAACGAAGTCGAGCAGCTCAGCAACGCCGCATAG
- a CDS encoding helix-turn-helix transcriptional regulator has translation MAEEEFDPVIARLQFGELARGLREAARIDFGEADKVLGDYLGKLSKIENGVIAPRPQDVEAMIELYEASSSVADQLRELGTAARRRAAPAKTVSGSRQYVSLERLASKIHMVYNEVPGLLQTEEFATAALSRSLTVAAADVPGMARERAERGKRIIRPGGPDVWIALGEDALGRKFGNRDVLRRQLEHLRDVSRMSNVHLRVLTLDVGGVPGLSCPFTLLYVPPKRTLAYVASLTRTDYIKATGPYNAAFDQAWELASSEEESGAILDDRIADLT, from the coding sequence ATGGCAGAAGAGGAGTTCGATCCGGTCATCGCGCGTCTCCAGTTCGGCGAGCTGGCGCGAGGGCTGCGAGAGGCTGCCCGGATCGACTTCGGCGAAGCTGACAAGGTGCTGGGCGACTACCTCGGCAAGCTCTCGAAGATCGAGAACGGTGTCATTGCGCCTCGACCACAAGACGTAGAAGCGATGATCGAGTTGTACGAGGCTTCCAGCAGTGTCGCCGATCAACTTCGTGAGCTCGGAACTGCGGCCCGGCGACGAGCTGCGCCAGCGAAGACGGTTAGCGGTTCAAGGCAGTACGTGTCGCTTGAACGTCTCGCATCCAAGATCCACATGGTCTACAACGAGGTTCCAGGCCTCCTCCAGACAGAAGAGTTCGCCACGGCGGCCCTGTCGAGGTCGCTCACCGTGGCTGCTGCGGATGTCCCAGGGATGGCGAGGGAGCGAGCCGAGCGTGGTAAACGAATCATCAGGCCTGGTGGGCCTGACGTTTGGATCGCGCTCGGCGAGGATGCGCTGGGCCGCAAGTTCGGAAACCGAGATGTTCTACGGCGGCAACTTGAGCACCTGCGCGACGTCTCGCGCATGTCCAACGTGCATCTGCGAGTGCTGACGCTGGACGTCGGTGGCGTTCCAGGACTGAGCTGCCCGTTCACGCTGCTCTACGTCCCGCCGAAGCGAACCCTCGCCTACGTGGCATCGCTGACGCGAACCGACTACATCAAGGCGACCGGGCCGTACAACGCGGCGTTCGACCAAGCCTGGGAACTGGCTTCGTCCGAGGAGGAGTCAGGGGCAATACTGGACGACAGGATCGCTGACCTCACCTAA
- a CDS encoding DUF397 domain-containing protein — translation MANPAPAQLDGARWRKSSRTNGGNDAQCVELACLAEGAAVRDSKHPGPALLFPANAFAAFLVDVKRGNLDPG, via the coding sequence ATGGCTAACCCCGCCCCGGCCCAGCTTGACGGTGCACGGTGGCGCAAGAGTTCACGGACCAACGGGGGCAACGACGCGCAGTGCGTCGAGCTTGCTTGTCTTGCGGAAGGCGCAGCCGTAAGAGACAGCAAGCATCCTGGTCCAGCGCTGCTGTTCCCAGCGAACGCGTTCGCGGCATTTCTCGTGGACGTCAAGCGAGGAAATCTCGACCCAGGATGA